Proteins encoded in a region of the Pseudomonas sp. GOM7 genome:
- a CDS encoding methyl-accepting chemotaxis protein has product MAAAVNRFMDKLQPIVRESGEVALRTGEQIRSLTQRGAAAESAAARQRDEVAGSLQALEQMADEAQAESQAMQEALLRVDSIRQAAHENAVIAQRLSALIEGLVARVADGSAVIERLARQSEQIEVVLTVIQSIAEQTNLLALNAAIEAARAGESGRGFAVVADEVRALASKTQQSTGDIQTHITALQQGAQEAVATIAQAGAQGSEGLQVLRDSARLQQSVQQSVDEVHGAINAATQAAAHQAEGAGAVRGRVEVIHAEAQHAAEAVAAIADNARALDELAAQLKASLGQFRV; this is encoded by the coding sequence ATGGCGGCTGCGGTCAACCGCTTCATGGACAAGCTGCAGCCCATAGTGCGTGAATCCGGCGAAGTGGCGCTGCGTACCGGCGAGCAGATTCGCAGCCTGACCCAGCGCGGCGCCGCGGCCGAGTCTGCGGCTGCGCGCCAGCGTGACGAGGTGGCGGGCAGTCTGCAGGCGCTGGAGCAGATGGCCGATGAGGCGCAGGCCGAAAGCCAGGCCATGCAGGAGGCGCTGTTGCGAGTCGATAGCATCCGTCAGGCGGCTCATGAGAATGCCGTTATTGCTCAGCGTCTGTCGGCCCTGATCGAAGGGCTGGTGGCGCGTGTCGCGGATGGTTCGGCGGTGATCGAACGCTTGGCCAGGCAGAGCGAGCAGATCGAAGTGGTGCTGACGGTGATCCAGTCCATCGCCGAGCAGACCAACCTGTTGGCGCTCAACGCTGCCATCGAGGCGGCGCGTGCAGGCGAAAGCGGCCGTGGTTTTGCCGTGGTGGCCGACGAAGTGCGTGCGCTGGCGAGCAAGACGCAACAATCGACCGGTGACATCCAGACCCATATCACGGCATTGCAGCAGGGCGCGCAGGAGGCGGTGGCGACCATCGCTCAGGCGGGCGCGCAGGGCAGTGAGGGTCTGCAGGTGCTGCGCGACAGTGCGCGACTGCAACAGTCGGTGCAGCAGTCGGTGGACGAAGTGCATGGCGCCATCAATGCGGCCACTCAGGCGGCGGCTCACCAGGCCGAAGGGGCGGGCGCGGTGCGCGGGCGTGTCGAGGTGATCCATGCCGAGGCGCAGCATGCCGCCGAGGCCGTGGCGGCGATTGCCGATAATGCGCGTGCGCTGGACGAACTGGCAGCGCAACTCAAGGCCAGCCTGGGGCAGTTCAGGGTATAG
- a CDS encoding adenylosuccinate synthase, producing MGKNVVVLGTQWGDEGKGKIVDLLTEQAAAVVRYQGGHNAGHTLVIDGEKTVLHLIPSGILREGVECLIGNGVVVAPDALLREITKLEEKGVPVRERLRISPACPLILSYHVALDQAREKARGDAKIGTTGRGIGPAYEDKVARRGLRVGDLFHRERFAAKLGELLDYHNFQLVHFYKEPAIDFQKTLDECMEYAELLKPMMADVTAVLHDLRRSGRDIMFEGAQGSLLDIDHGTYPYVTSSNTTAGGIATGSGFGPLYLDYILGITKAYTTRVGSGPFPTELFDDVGAFLAKRGHEFGATTGRARRCGWFDAVILRRAIEINSISGLCLTKLDVLDGLETIRICTGYKDADGQVLVDAPTDADSYLGLQPVYEEMPGWSESTLGAKTLEDLPANARAYIKRVEELVGAPIDIISTGPDRNETIVLRHPFA from the coding sequence ATGGGTAAGAATGTCGTCGTCCTGGGCACCCAGTGGGGTGATGAGGGCAAGGGCAAGATCGTCGACCTGCTCACCGAGCAGGCCGCTGCCGTGGTGCGTTATCAGGGCGGTCACAACGCCGGCCACACCCTGGTGATCGACGGTGAGAAGACCGTCCTGCACCTGATTCCGTCCGGTATCCTGCGTGAAGGCGTCGAGTGCCTGATCGGTAATGGCGTGGTGGTGGCCCCCGACGCCCTGCTGCGCGAGATCACCAAGCTGGAAGAGAAGGGTGTGCCAGTGCGCGAGCGCCTGCGTATCAGCCCGGCCTGCCCGCTGATCCTGTCCTACCACGTGGCCCTGGATCAGGCGCGCGAGAAGGCGCGTGGCGATGCCAAGATCGGTACTACCGGCCGTGGCATCGGCCCGGCCTACGAAGACAAGGTGGCGCGTCGCGGGCTGCGCGTCGGTGACCTGTTCCACCGTGAGCGCTTCGCTGCCAAGCTGGGTGAGCTGCTGGATTACCACAACTTCCAGCTAGTGCATTTCTACAAGGAACCGGCCATCGACTTCCAGAAGACCCTGGACGAGTGCATGGAGTACGCCGAGCTGCTCAAGCCGATGATGGCTGACGTGACGGCCGTGCTGCATGACCTGCGTCGCAGCGGTCGCGACATCATGTTCGAGGGCGCCCAGGGGTCGCTGCTGGACATCGACCACGGCACCTACCCCTACGTCACCAGCTCCAACACCACCGCTGGCGGTATCGCCACTGGCTCCGGTTTCGGCCCGCTGTACCTGGATTACATCCTCGGCATCACCAAGGCCTACACCACCCGCGTCGGTTCCGGCCCGTTCCCGACCGAGCTGTTCGACGACGTCGGCGCCTTCCTCGCCAAGCGTGGTCACGAGTTTGGTGCCACCACTGGCCGTGCCCGTCGTTGCGGCTGGTTCGATGCCGTGATCCTGCGTCGCGCCATCGAGATCAACAGCATCTCCGGTCTATGCCTGACCAAGCTGGACGTGCTCGACGGTCTGGAAACCATCCGTATCTGTACCGGCTACAAGGATGCGGATGGCCAGGTGCTGGTCGATGCGCCGACCGATGCCGACAGCTACCTCGGTCTGCAACCGGTGTACGAGGAAATGCCAGGCTGGAGCGAATCCACCCTGGGCGCCAAGACCCTGGAAGACCTGCCGGCCAATGCTCGCGCCTACATCAAGCGCGTGGAAGAGCTGGTCGGTGCGCCGATCGACATCATCTCCACCGGCCCGGATCGCAACGAAACCATCGTGCTGCGTCATCCGTTCGCCTGA
- a CDS encoding ATP phosphoribosyltransferase regulatory subunit, which translates to MATVDRWLLPDGIEEVLPPEAARIEAARRQVLDLFQRWGYEFVVTPHIEYLESLLTGAGQDLDLRTFKVTDPLSGRQMGFRADITPQVARIDAHTLRREGPSRLCYAGSVLHAKPRALTTSRSPIQLGAELYGDASPASDIEVISLLVETLELAAVPDLHMDLGHVGIYRGLAQAAGLSGEAEQQLFDALQRKAMDEIGTLTAALPAGLGNMLRSLAELCGGREVLDLAQAALVEAPDAVHGALDELMAIADALELRYPELPLYFDLGELRGYNYHTGVVFAAFVPGEGGAIAQGGRYDDTGAVFGRARPATGFSTDLKTLVTLGSMRLEEPAAGVWAPDNHDLYLWQAVRRLRGEGVRVVQALPGQSEADAREAGCDRLLTLRDGRWQVAPLAL; encoded by the coding sequence ATGGCAACGGTAGACCGCTGGCTGCTGCCAGATGGCATCGAAGAAGTTCTGCCGCCGGAGGCGGCGCGTATCGAGGCAGCCCGCCGTCAGGTGCTGGATCTGTTTCAACGTTGGGGTTACGAGTTCGTCGTCACCCCCCATATCGAATACCTGGAATCCTTGCTGACCGGCGCAGGTCAGGATCTCGACCTGCGCACCTTCAAGGTCACCGATCCCCTTTCGGGTCGGCAGATGGGCTTTCGTGCCGATATCACGCCACAGGTGGCGCGCATCGACGCCCATACCCTGCGCCGTGAAGGGCCGAGCCGCCTGTGCTACGCCGGCAGCGTGTTGCATGCCAAGCCGCGCGCGTTGACCACCTCGCGCAGCCCGATCCAGCTCGGCGCCGAGCTGTATGGTGATGCCAGCCCGGCCAGTGACATCGAGGTGATCAGCCTGCTGGTGGAAACCCTGGAGCTGGCGGCCGTGCCGGATCTGCACATGGATCTCGGTCATGTCGGCATCTATCGCGGCCTGGCTCAGGCCGCCGGCTTGTCTGGCGAGGCCGAGCAGCAACTGTTCGATGCCCTGCAGCGCAAGGCCATGGACGAGATCGGGACACTGACCGCAGCCCTGCCGGCTGGTCTGGGCAACATGCTGCGCTCGCTGGCCGAGCTGTGCGGCGGGCGCGAAGTATTGGATCTGGCTCAGGCGGCTCTGGTCGAAGCGCCGGATGCGGTACACGGCGCACTGGACGAGCTGATGGCCATTGCCGATGCGCTGGAGCTGCGTTACCCCGAATTGCCGTTGTATTTCGATCTGGGCGAGCTGCGTGGCTACAACTATCACACCGGCGTGGTGTTTGCTGCCTTCGTGCCGGGCGAGGGTGGCGCCATCGCTCAGGGGGGGCGTTATGACGACACTGGTGCGGTGTTCGGCCGTGCGCGTCCGGCGACCGGCTTTTCCACCGATCTGAAGACCCTGGTGACCCTGGGCAGCATGCGCCTGGAAGAGCCGGCGGCAGGGGTCTGGGCGCCGGACAATCATGATCTGTATCTGTGGCAGGCCGTGCGTCGCCTGCGCGGTGAGGGCGTGCGTGTGGTTCAGGCGCTGCCCGGGCAAAGCGAGGCGGATGCGCGTGAGGCAGGCTGTGATCGGCTGCTGACGCTGCGCGACGGTCGTTGGCAAGTGGCGCCGTTGGCGCTCTGA
- a CDS encoding DUF2065 domain-containing protein, with protein MWQELGIALCLVLVLEGILPFLYPRHWRGAVMLAARLPDRRLRLMGLTSMLLGTALLYLLH; from the coding sequence ATGTGGCAGGAACTCGGCATCGCTCTTTGTCTGGTACTGGTGCTGGAAGGCATCCTGCCCTTCCTCTATCCGCGCCACTGGCGCGGGGCGGTCATGCTGGCGGCACGCCTGCCCGACCGTCGATTGCGCCTGATGGGGCTGACCAGCATGTTGCTGGGAACAGCTCTTCTTTATCTGCTTCACTGA
- the hflC gene encoding protease modulator HflC yields MSNKSLIGLIVAVVLALVAWNSFYIVAQTERAVLLQFGRVVNPDVQPGLHVKIPYVNQVRIFDGRLLTLDSTSSRFLTLEKKALMVDAYAKWRVKDAERFYQSTSGLKQVADERLARRLEASLRDQFGKRTLHESVSGERDALMADVTATLNRAAERELGIEVVDVRVKAIDLPREVNRSVFERMSTEREREAREHRAKGRELAEGIRADADRQRRVIIAEAYRQSEELRGDGDAQAAAIYAKAYGQDQEFYGFYRSLKAYRESFADKRDVLVLDPGSDFFRYLEKAKP; encoded by the coding sequence ATGAGCAACAAGTCCCTGATCGGCCTGATCGTGGCCGTGGTTCTGGCCCTGGTGGCCTGGAACAGCTTCTACATCGTGGCGCAGACCGAGCGTGCGGTATTGCTGCAGTTCGGTCGCGTGGTCAACCCGGACGTCCAGCCCGGTCTGCACGTGAAGATCCCTTACGTCAACCAGGTGCGCATCTTCGATGGTCGCCTGCTGACCCTGGATTCCACCTCGTCGCGCTTCCTCACCCTGGAGAAGAAGGCGCTGATGGTGGACGCCTACGCCAAGTGGCGGGTGAAGGATGCCGAGCGTTTCTATCAGTCGACATCCGGCTTGAAGCAGGTCGCCGACGAACGCCTGGCGCGTCGTCTCGAGGCCTCGCTGCGTGACCAGTTCGGTAAGCGCACCCTGCACGAGTCGGTGTCCGGCGAGCGTGACGCGCTGATGGCGGACGTGACCGCGACCCTCAACCGTGCTGCCGAGCGTGAGCTGGGTATCGAGGTGGTGGACGTGCGGGTCAAGGCCATCGACCTGCCGCGGGAGGTCAACCGCAGCGTGTTCGAGCGGATGAGCACCGAGCGTGAGCGTGAAGCCCGCGAGCACCGCGCCAAGGGCCGTGAGCTGGCCGAGGGGATTCGCGCCGATGCCGACCGTCAGCGCCGGGTGATCATCGCCGAAGCTTATCGTCAGTCCGAGGAGCTGCGCGGTGATGGTGATGCGCAGGCGGCTGCCATCTACGCCAAGGCTTATGGCCAGGATCAGGAGTTCTATGGCTTCTATCGCAGCCTGAAGGCCTATCGCGAGAGCTTCGCCGACAAGCGCGACGTGCTGGTGCTCGATCCGGGCAGCGATTTCTTCCGCTACCTGGAGAAAGCCAAACCCTGA
- the hflK gene encoding FtsH protease activity modulator HflK yields the protein MAWNEPGGNSNNQDPWGGRKGGGRQGPPDLDEAFRKLQESLNGLFGGGKKRGGDDSGRGGGGGFGLLFVGLGLLAVIWLYSAIYVVDEQEQAVVLRFGKYHETVGPGLNIYFPPFDRKYQENVTRERAYTKQGAMLTEDENIIEVPLTVQYRISNLKDFVLNVDQPEVSLQNATDSAVRHVVGSTEMDQVLTEGRELMASEVRERLQRFLDNYATGITVTQVNIQSAAAPREVQEAFDDVIRAREDEQREKNQAESYANGVIPEARGQAQRMLEEANGYRDEVIARAQGEADRFTKLVTEYRKAPEVTRERLYLDTMQEVMSNTSKVLVTGDKGQNNLLYLPLDKMIDSSRSGASTGSSASGSSAAARDSVVPMSSDPSQRNLRTRESR from the coding sequence ATGGCTTGGAATGAGCCGGGTGGAAACTCGAACAATCAAGACCCTTGGGGCGGCCGCAAAGGCGGTGGGCGCCAGGGCCCGCCGGATCTCGACGAAGCGTTCCGCAAACTGCAAGAAAGCCTCAACGGCTTGTTCGGCGGCGGCAAGAAGCGCGGTGGCGATGACTCCGGGCGCGGCGGTGGCGGTGGCTTCGGCCTGCTGTTCGTCGGTCTCGGCCTGTTGGCCGTGATCTGGCTGTACAGCGCCATCTATGTCGTTGACGAGCAGGAGCAGGCGGTGGTGCTGCGCTTCGGCAAGTACCATGAAACCGTCGGCCCGGGTCTGAACATCTACTTCCCGCCGTTCGACCGCAAGTATCAGGAGAACGTCACTCGCGAGCGTGCCTACACCAAGCAGGGGGCGATGCTCACCGAGGACGAAAACATCATCGAAGTGCCGCTGACGGTGCAGTACCGCATCAGCAATCTGAAGGACTTCGTGCTCAACGTCGATCAACCCGAAGTCAGCCTGCAGAACGCCACCGACAGCGCCGTGCGCCATGTGGTGGGTTCCACCGAGATGGATCAGGTGCTGACCGAAGGGCGTGAGCTGATGGCCAGCGAGGTACGCGAGCGCCTGCAGCGTTTCCTCGACAACTATGCCACCGGCATCACCGTCACCCAGGTGAACATCCAGAGTGCGGCCGCACCGCGTGAGGTGCAGGAAGCCTTCGATGACGTGATCCGTGCCCGTGAAGACGAACAGCGCGAGAAGAACCAGGCCGAGTCCTACGCCAACGGCGTGATTCCCGAGGCGCGCGGCCAGGCTCAGCGTATGCTGGAAGAGGCCAACGGTTATCGCGATGAGGTCATCGCCCGCGCCCAGGGTGAGGCGGATCGCTTCACCAAGTTGGTGACCGAGTACCGCAAGGCCCCCGAGGTCACTCGTGAGCGTCTGTACCTCGACACCATGCAGGAAGTGATGAGCAACACCAGCAAGGTGCTGGTCACTGGCGACAAGGGGCAGAACAACCTGCTCTATCTGCCGCTGGACAAGATGATCGACAGCAGCCGCAGCGGTGCTTCGACCGGCAGCTCGGCAAGCGGCAGCAGTGCTGCGGCAAGAGACTCGGTCGTGCCCATGAGCAGCGATCCATCCCAGCGTAACCTGCGTACCCGGGAGAGCCGTTGA
- the hflX gene encoding ribosome rescue GTPase HflX, with translation MFFERHEGGERAILVHLEGQDSEASEDPQEFQELAMSAGADMVAFFSVPSSRLTAKYLIGSGKVEELRDQVQAVEADLVIFNHTLTPSQERNLERAFECRVLDRTGLILDIFAQRARTHEGKLQVELAQLDHMSTRLVRGWTHLERQKGGIGLRGPGETQLETDRRLLRVRIRQIKQKLEKVRSQREQARRGRRRADIPSVSLVGYTNAGKSTLFNALTTSEVYAADQLFATLDPTLRRLELDDLGPIVLADTVGFIRHLPHKLVEAFRATLEESSNSDLLLHVIDAHEPERMAQIEQVQNVLQEIGAHELPMLEVYNKLDLLEGVEPQIQRDGDGKPVRVWLSAREGRGLDCLRQAVAELLGEDLFVATLQLPQALGRLRAQFFALGAVQDEVYDEQGQSLLSVRLPRVELNRLVSREGLEPQRFIEQHTLQ, from the coding sequence TTGTTCTTCGAGCGTCATGAAGGCGGTGAACGGGCCATTCTGGTGCATCTGGAGGGCCAGGACTCCGAGGCGAGCGAAGATCCCCAGGAGTTTCAGGAATTGGCCATGTCGGCAGGTGCCGACATGGTCGCTTTCTTCAGCGTCCCCAGCAGCCGCCTGACCGCCAAATATCTCATCGGCAGTGGCAAGGTCGAGGAGCTGCGCGACCAGGTTCAGGCCGTCGAGGCCGATCTGGTCATCTTCAATCACACCCTCACGCCCAGTCAGGAGCGCAACCTCGAGCGCGCCTTCGAGTGTCGTGTGCTCGACCGTACCGGGTTGATCCTGGACATCTTCGCCCAGCGCGCGCGTACCCACGAAGGCAAGCTGCAGGTAGAGCTGGCGCAGCTCGACCACATGAGCACGCGCCTGGTGCGTGGCTGGACTCACCTGGAGCGGCAGAAGGGCGGTATCGGCCTGCGCGGCCCAGGTGAAACCCAGCTGGAAACCGACCGCCGCCTGCTGCGTGTGCGCATCCGCCAGATCAAGCAGAAGCTGGAAAAGGTGCGCAGCCAGCGTGAACAGGCGCGTCGTGGGCGCAGGCGTGCGGATATTCCCTCGGTGTCGCTGGTGGGCTATACCAACGCTGGCAAATCTACCCTGTTCAATGCCCTGACCACCTCCGAGGTCTACGCCGCCGACCAGTTGTTCGCCACCCTCGATCCGACCCTGCGTCGCCTCGAGCTGGATGACCTGGGGCCCATCGTGCTGGCCGATACCGTGGGTTTCATCCGCCATCTGCCGCACAAGCTGGTCGAGGCCTTCCGCGCTACGCTGGAAGAGTCGAGCAATTCCGACCTGCTGCTGCACGTGATCGATGCCCACGAGCCCGAGCGCATGGCGCAGATCGAGCAGGTGCAGAATGTGCTGCAGGAGATCGGTGCGCACGAGTTGCCGATGCTCGAGGTATACAACAAGCTGGATTTGTTGGAAGGTGTCGAACCGCAGATCCAGCGCGATGGGGATGGCAAGCCCGTCAGGGTCTGGCTGTCGGCGCGCGAAGGGCGGGGCCTGGATTGCCTGCGTCAGGCGGTTGCCGAGTTGCTCGGCGAGGATCTGTTCGTCGCGACCCTGCAGTTGCCGCAGGCGCTGGGGCGCCTGCGGGCGCAATTCTTCGCCCTGGGGGCGGTGCAGGACGAAGTGTATGACGAGCAAGGGCAGAGCCTGCTGTCAGTGAGGCTGCCACGGGTCGAACTCAATCGCCTGGTCAGTCGCGAGGGGTTGGAGCCGCAACGCTTCATTGAACAACATACTTTGCAATAA
- the hfq gene encoding RNA chaperone Hfq, which translates to MSKGHSLQDPYLNTLRKERVPVSIYLVNGIKLQGQIESFDQFVILLKNTVSQMVYKHAISTVVPSRPVRLPSAGDSEHSEGDAGNA; encoded by the coding sequence ATGTCAAAAGGGCATTCGCTACAAGACCCTTACCTCAATACCCTGCGTAAGGAACGCGTCCCGGTTTCCATTTATCTGGTCAACGGCATCAAGCTGCAGGGTCAGATCGAATCTTTCGACCAGTTCGTCATTCTGCTGAAGAACACTGTCAGCCAGATGGTCTACAAACATGCCATCTCCACCGTCGTGCCCAGCCGTCCGGTGCGCTTGCCCAGCGCTGGCGACTCCGAGCACAGCGAAGGCGACGCGGGTAACGCCTAA
- the miaA gene encoding tRNA (adenosine(37)-N6)-dimethylallyltransferase MiaA, producing MSSLPPAIFLMGPTAAGKTDLALELARVLPCDLISVDSALIYRGMDIGTAKPDKAVLAEFPHALIDIRDPAESYSAAEFRADALAAMADSTARGRIPLLVGGTMLYYKALLDGLADMPSADPAVRAELEARAAAEGLEALHRELAEVDPESAARIHPNDPQRLVRALEVYRVSGLSMSEHRRRQAAGNPDCDAPGGGQLPYTVAQFAIAPAERQILHARIAQRFHAMVEQGLIGEVEALRERSDLHSGLPSIRAVGYRQVWDYLDGRLSRSEMLERGIIATRQLAKRQFTWLRGWESLHWLDSLACDNLSRTLKYLASVSILD from the coding sequence ATGTCTTCGCTTCCTCCCGCAATCTTCCTGATGGGCCCGACCGCCGCCGGCAAGACCGATCTGGCCCTGGAGCTGGCGCGCGTGCTGCCGTGCGACCTGATCAGCGTGGACTCGGCGCTGATTTATCGCGGCATGGATATCGGCACGGCCAAGCCGGACAAGGCTGTGCTCGCCGAATTTCCCCACGCCCTGATCGATATTCGCGACCCGGCCGAGAGCTATTCGGCAGCCGAATTTCGCGCCGATGCGCTGGCGGCGATGGCCGACAGCACGGCTCGCGGGCGCATCCCACTGCTGGTTGGCGGCACCATGCTGTATTACAAGGCCTTGCTCGATGGGCTGGCTGATATGCCCAGCGCCGACCCGGCCGTGCGTGCCGAGCTGGAGGCGCGCGCGGCGGCAGAAGGCCTGGAGGCACTGCACCGTGAGCTGGCTGAGGTCGACCCGGAGTCGGCTGCGCGTATCCATCCCAATGATCCGCAGCGGCTGGTGCGCGCCCTGGAGGTCTATCGTGTCAGCGGCCTGAGCATGAGCGAGCACCGGCGTCGTCAGGCTGCAGGAAATCCCGATTGCGACGCGCCGGGCGGCGGACAATTGCCCTATACTGTCGCGCAGTTCGCCATCGCGCCGGCCGAGCGGCAGATTCTGCACGCACGTATCGCCCAGCGTTTTCATGCGATGGTGGAACAGGGCCTGATCGGCGAGGTCGAAGCCCTGCGCGAACGAAGTGACTTGCATTCGGGGTTGCCGTCTATACGGGCGGTGGGCTATCGCCAGGTCTGGGATTACCTTGACGGCAGGCTTTCTCGAAGCGAAATGCTGGAGCGCGGCATCATTGCCACTCGACAGCTAGCCAAGCGGCAGTTTACCTGGCTGCGGGGGTGGGAGAGTCTGCACTGGCTGGACAGTCTGGCCTGCGACAATCTGTCTCGCACCTTGAAATACCTGGCCAGCGTCTCCATATTGGACTAA